In Numida meleagris isolate 19003 breed g44 Domestic line chromosome 3, NumMel1.0, whole genome shotgun sequence, the following are encoded in one genomic region:
- the IRAK1BP1 gene encoding interleukin-1 receptor-associated kinase 1-binding protein 1 gives MVPEGPAGMALPAPPPARVFAELCPVPAPAPVPVGRGGGLPAPSGREVHVSGSAELSAGPDRARVSLRLGSRKGVAGAARSSVSRRLEYIAQSARQRGVPEENMTITEDFSRVENTYQMEAEVCIIFSDFGKMQNVCNLLTEKLGTSVTISPPHFYHTPEAIDTLRRRVCVAAVGNTRQKAQEVCRLFGQSLGKPLLIKEEETKEWGGHVDSHLSNSPDSLTLQERIQNATAYASCRVFAVFEIKGKENRRNKLL, from the exons ATGGTTCCTGAGGGGCCCGCCGGGATGGCGCTGCCCGCGCCGCCTCCCGCGCGCGTCTTCGCTGAGCTCTGCCCCGTTCCTGCCCCAGCCCCGGTCCCGGTGGGTCGCGGCGGCGGCCTCCCGGCGCCGTCCGGCCGGGAAGTCCACGTGAGCGGCAGCGCGGAGCTGAGCGCCGGCCCGGATCGGGCGCGGGTGTCGCTGCGGCTGGGCAGCCGGAAGGGGGTGGCCGGCGCGGCGCGGAGCAGCGTGTCCCGCAGGCTGGAGTACATCGCGCAGAGCGCCCGGCAGCGCGGCGTCCCG gaagaaaatatgactATAACAGAGGATTTTAGCAGAGTAGAGAACACTTACCAGATGGAAGCAGAG GTCTGTATTATATTCAGTGATTTTGGAAAAATGCAGAATGTATGCAATCTGCTTACTGAAAAGTTAGGGACTTCTGTTACCATCAGCCCACCTCATTTCTACCACACACCAGAAGCCATAGACACCCTTCg CCGTAGAGTATGCGTCGCTGCTGTTGGAAACACACGGCAGAAAGCTCAAGAAGTGTGTCGACTGTTTGGCCAGTCATTGGGAAAACCTTtattaataaaagaagaagaaacaaaagaatggGGAGGCCACGTAGACAGTCACCTATCTAACTCCCCAGATTCACTGACGCTGCAGGAAAGAATCCAGAATGCTACTGCTTATGCATCTTGTAGAGTGTTTGCTGTGTTTGagataaagggaaaagaaaacagacgAAACAAGTTGCTCTAA